One Kallotenue papyrolyticum genomic window carries:
- the miaA gene encoding tRNA (adenosine(37)-N6)-dimethylallyltransferase MiaA, producing the protein MSQSLAPLIAVVGPTAVGKTAFSIALAERIGGEIVNADSRQIYRFMDIGTAKPTPTERARVPHHLFDIVTPDQAFSLAVYQELASRTIAQIAARGHVPLLVGGTGQYLAALLEGWRVPRVAPQPELRQRLAEEAEQHGVGVLYERLRRVDPLAAARIEANNLRRIIRALEVYEVTGQPISQQQERQPPPYRTLTLWLTMERAELYRRIDARVDTMIAAGLVEEVRSLLARGYGWELPAMSSLGYKEFRPYFEGSAPLEVCIERLKFNTHAFVRKQEMWFRRLPHLTRLAADEHALDAALRIVRERQLVG; encoded by the coding sequence ATGAGTCAGTCGCTTGCGCCGCTGATCGCCGTCGTCGGCCCGACCGCGGTGGGTAAAACGGCCTTCAGCATTGCGCTGGCCGAGCGCATCGGTGGCGAGATCGTCAACGCCGACTCACGGCAGATCTACCGCTTTATGGATATCGGCACGGCCAAGCCGACGCCGACAGAACGAGCGCGCGTGCCGCACCATCTCTTCGACATCGTCACTCCCGATCAGGCGTTCTCCCTAGCAGTGTACCAGGAGCTGGCAAGCCGCACGATCGCGCAGATCGCAGCGCGCGGCCATGTGCCCTTGCTGGTCGGCGGCACGGGCCAATATCTTGCGGCGCTGCTGGAAGGCTGGCGCGTGCCACGGGTCGCGCCCCAGCCGGAGCTACGCCAACGGCTGGCTGAGGAAGCGGAGCAGCACGGCGTTGGGGTGCTGTACGAGCGCCTGCGCCGCGTCGATCCGCTTGCAGCGGCGCGCATCGAGGCGAACAATCTGCGGCGCATTATCCGCGCCCTGGAGGTGTACGAGGTGACGGGCCAGCCCATCTCGCAGCAGCAGGAGCGGCAGCCACCGCCCTACCGCACGCTCACGCTCTGGTTGACGATGGAGCGCGCGGAACTGTACCGGCGCATCGATGCGCGCGTGGATACGATGATCGCCGCCGGCTTGGTCGAGGAGGTGCGCAGCCTGTTGGCGCGCGGTTACGGCTGGGAGCTGCCGGCGATGTCCAGCCTAGGCTACAAAGAGTTCCGTCCGTATTTCGAGGGGAGCGCTCCGTTGGAGGTGTGCATCGAGCGTCTCAAATTCAACACCCACGCCTTTGTGCGCAAGCAGGAGATGTGGTTCCGCCGTTTGCCGCATCTGACGCGCCTGGCGGCGGACGAACACGCGCTCGACGCGGCGCTGCGCATCGTGCGCGAACGGCAGCTGGTCGGCTGA
- a CDS encoding phosphoribosyltransferase has translation MSIIKHYLSWAEIEELVARLAHQMQGCHFDALLAVTRGGLVPAGLIAYHLGLRNILAAAVQFYSGVGQRTAAPTFLQFPADPFLSNKTILIVDDIWDSGKTISAVRTRVLAAGGQPVTAVLHYKPRASLFDAQPDYYVESTDAWIVYPWEPASEREDATQAHA, from the coding sequence ATGTCGATCATCAAGCACTATCTTTCCTGGGCCGAGATCGAGGAGCTGGTTGCGCGCCTCGCCCACCAGATGCAGGGCTGCCACTTCGATGCGCTGCTGGCTGTGACGCGCGGTGGCCTGGTGCCCGCCGGCCTGATCGCCTACCATCTGGGCCTGCGCAATATTCTGGCCGCCGCCGTGCAGTTCTACAGCGGCGTTGGCCAGCGCACTGCCGCACCCACCTTCCTCCAGTTCCCCGCCGATCCGTTTCTCAGCAACAAAACCATCCTGATCGTGGACGATATCTGGGATAGTGGCAAAACGATCTCGGCGGTGCGCACGCGCGTCCTGGCTGCCGGTGGTCAGCCGGTCACCGCCGTGCTGCACTACAAACCGCGCGCGTCGCTGTTCGACGCCCAACCCGATTATTATGTCGAGTCGACCGATGCCTGGATTGTCTATCCCTGGGAGCCTGCCAGCGAGCGCGAGGACGCGACGCAGGCGCACGCCTAG
- the pdhA gene encoding pyruvate dehydrogenase (acetyl-transferring) E1 component subunit alpha — protein MATTPETTERYAGLSAEQLIDMYRQMVLIRVFEEKCQEMYTRAKIGGFLHLYVGQEAVAVGTINALKPEDHIITHYRDHGHALARGLDPKALMAELFGKATGCAAGLGGSMHFVDVSKRFWGGYAIVGSHLLMACGMGTALKLQKKPEVVMVFFGDGATNGGEFYEALNFAKLGKLPVVFVCENNLFAMGTPIAVHSSVQEIYRKACAFDMTAERVDGNDLIATYEAALRAVEHARSGQGPVLLECVTYRLRGHSAQDTQKYRTKEEIEKYRARDPNQVFRKKLIEDGILSEEQAQQIERQMEQVVDEAVQFADQSPPAEEKWLDPTSAYANPIADKY, from the coding sequence ATGGCAACCACGCCTGAGACCACCGAGCGGTACGCCGGCCTGAGCGCCGAGCAGCTCATCGACATGTACCGGCAGATGGTCCTGATCCGCGTCTTTGAGGAAAAATGTCAGGAGATGTACACGCGCGCCAAGATCGGCGGCTTTCTCCACCTCTACGTCGGACAGGAAGCGGTAGCGGTCGGCACGATCAACGCCCTCAAACCGGAAGACCACATCATCACCCACTACCGTGATCACGGCCATGCCCTGGCGCGCGGACTCGACCCCAAAGCGCTGATGGCCGAACTCTTCGGCAAGGCCACCGGCTGCGCCGCGGGCCTGGGCGGCTCGATGCACTTCGTGGACGTCAGCAAGCGCTTCTGGGGCGGCTACGCGATCGTCGGTAGCCACCTGCTGATGGCCTGCGGCATGGGCACCGCGCTGAAGCTCCAAAAGAAACCCGAAGTAGTGATGGTCTTCTTCGGCGACGGCGCAACCAACGGCGGCGAGTTCTATGAGGCGCTCAACTTCGCCAAGCTGGGCAAGCTGCCCGTGGTGTTTGTCTGCGAGAACAACCTCTTCGCCATGGGCACGCCCATCGCCGTCCACTCCTCGGTGCAGGAGATCTACCGCAAGGCCTGCGCCTTCGACATGACCGCCGAGCGCGTGGACGGTAACGATCTGATCGCCACCTATGAGGCGGCGCTGCGCGCCGTGGAGCATGCGCGCAGCGGCCAGGGCCCGGTGCTGCTGGAGTGCGTTACCTACCGCCTCCGTGGCCACTCGGCGCAGGATACACAGAAGTACCGCACCAAGGAAGAGATCGAAAAGTATCGCGCGCGTGATCCAAATCAGGTCTTCCGCAAGAAGCTGATCGAGGACGGGATCCTGAGCGAGGAGCAGGCGCAGCAGATCGAGCGCCAGATGGAACAGGTCGTGGACGAGGCGGTGCAGTTCGCCGACCAGAGCCCGCCCGCCGAAGAAAAGTGGCTCGATCCGACCTCGGCGTACGCCAATCCGATCGCGGACAAATATTAG
- a CDS encoding N-acetylmuramoyl-L-alanine amidase family protein, which yields MLMRIRPWQRIVLLLLLPALLGLAPAALAQPQPLRGVTIVIDPGHGGNDFGVDPAGSGLQEKAVVLEIGQRLARLAAAEGATVALTRTSDRYVSLAARVRYANALLFRPDNAADQGRLISVHVNSNRKNPTLRRVEVLVDPHAAGPFTFAADLAARLRAATGGTVGYRDAGYPDGVHPADVAPVRWTFPRGHNVLTESAFLSNPEQARLLHDASFLEAIARAHLEALRAELGR from the coding sequence ATGCTGATGCGCATTCGTCCCTGGCAGCGCATCGTGCTGTTGCTTCTGCTGCCGGCGCTGCTTGGCCTCGCTCCGGCGGCGCTGGCGCAACCGCAGCCCCTGCGCGGCGTCACCATTGTGATCGATCCCGGGCATGGCGGCAACGACTTCGGCGTCGATCCCGCCGGCAGTGGCCTGCAGGAAAAGGCGGTGGTGCTCGAGATCGGGCAGCGCCTGGCGCGGCTGGCCGCGGCCGAGGGCGCGACGGTAGCGCTGACACGCACGAGCGATCGCTACGTCTCGCTGGCGGCGCGCGTGCGCTACGCCAACGCGCTGCTGTTTCGGCCCGACAACGCTGCCGACCAGGGCCGCCTGATCTCGGTGCACGTCAACAGCAACCGCAAAAATCCCACTCTGCGCCGCGTTGAGGTGCTGGTCGATCCACACGCCGCCGGGCCGTTCACCTTCGCCGCCGACCTGGCGGCCCGCCTGCGCGCGGCGACCGGCGGCACGGTCGGCTACCGCGATGCCGGCTACCCGGACGGCGTGCATCCCGCCGATGTGGCGCCGGTGCGCTGGACCTTTCCGCGCGGCCACAACGTGCTGACCGAATCGGCCTTTCTCTCCAACCCTGAGCAGGCGCGTTTGCTCCACGATGCGAGCTTTCTGGAAGCGATCGCCCGCGCGCATCTGGAGGCGCTGCGCGCCGAGTTGGGACGCTAG
- a CDS encoding SH3 domain-containing protein, which translates to MPKLPFKRKARGGEADQLAAYLPTQTIDYTSLPPIDEESALARFRRLPLPTRLSIVLLPILLIAGATWVVWSLLNAPQSTEAAETPPPSLTLADARVVNRDAIAIEGTADHVADGTPVSAQLLDGTQPVAWADPTSTTGLVMNGRFNLRLTKAADAPPLPERNTYRVEVTLGNGAEALTAQRDLVVPSLLREEFFAVAVEATSVPEPTPAPSPEPTPAPSPEPTPAPSPEPTPIPAGPPTVATTAEATLLISPTLGSAVVTVVQPGTTFTPLLRSDDGQWFLVPQGARVAWLSRSQAQVDAARINEIPSVRPPAAAVTAGPLKATVFNGGNIRYLPNLETGTVLGQLHAGQTVTVKGKTADGRWIRVVAPEAEGWVSITLLTIDEATLAQAPVLP; encoded by the coding sequence ATGCCCAAACTGCCGTTTAAGCGCAAAGCTCGGGGCGGCGAGGCGGATCAACTGGCCGCCTACCTGCCGACCCAAACGATTGACTATACCTCGCTCCCGCCGATCGATGAGGAGTCGGCCCTGGCGCGCTTTCGCCGCCTGCCGCTACCGACGCGCTTGAGTATTGTGCTGCTGCCGATCCTGCTGATCGCCGGCGCGACCTGGGTCGTCTGGAGCCTGCTCAACGCGCCGCAGTCCACCGAGGCGGCCGAAACACCGCCGCCCAGCCTCACCCTGGCCGATGCACGCGTGGTCAATCGTGATGCGATTGCGATCGAGGGCACGGCTGATCACGTTGCAGATGGCACGCCGGTGAGCGCGCAGTTGCTGGATGGCACGCAGCCCGTAGCGTGGGCCGACCCAACCTCGACCACCGGCCTGGTGATGAATGGGCGCTTCAATCTGCGCCTGACCAAGGCCGCGGACGCGCCGCCGCTGCCGGAGCGCAACACCTATCGCGTCGAAGTGACGCTCGGCAATGGTGCGGAGGCGCTGACGGCCCAGCGCGACCTGGTGGTGCCCTCGCTGTTGCGCGAGGAGTTCTTTGCCGTTGCGGTCGAGGCGACGTCCGTGCCGGAGCCGACGCCCGCTCCCTCGCCGGAGCCGACGCCCGCTCCCTCGCCGGAGCCGACGCCCGCTCCCTCGCCGGAGCCGACGCCCATCCCGGCAGGCCCACCCACCGTGGCAACTACCGCTGAGGCCACGCTGCTGATCAGCCCGACGCTGGGCAGCGCGGTGGTCACAGTGGTGCAGCCCGGCACCACCTTCACGCCACTGCTGCGCAGCGACGATGGGCAGTGGTTCCTGGTGCCGCAGGGCGCGCGCGTCGCCTGGTTGTCTCGCAGCCAGGCGCAGGTCGATGCCGCGCGCATCAACGAGATCCCCTCGGTACGTCCGCCCGCGGCGGCGGTCACGGCCGGGCCACTCAAAGCGACGGTCTTCAACGGCGGCAACATCCGCTATCTGCCGAATCTGGAGACTGGCACCGTGCTGGGTCAGCTACATGCCGGCCAGACGGTCACCGTCAAAGGTAAAACGGCGGACGGCCGGTGGATTCGCGTGGTCGCGCCCGAAGCCGAAGGCTGGGTCAGTATCACGCTGCTGACCATCGACGAGGCAACCCTGGCCCAGGCGCCGGTGCTGCCCTGA
- a CDS encoding alpha-ketoacid dehydrogenase subunit beta has protein sequence MAVMTVREALRAELREWLKDDRVFIIGEDIGYYGSTYGVTAGFLEEYGPEKIRDAPIAEAGIVGVGIGAAMLGMRPIVEIMSVNFSLLAFDQIINHAAKLYYMFGGQMQCPLVLRTTNGWRNLSATHSQAFDTMFAYVPGLKVVAPATPADMKALFRAAMEDPDPVIFIEHTLMYGVKGEVPDDYQAKIGESRLAREGKDVTIVTYSRPVHLCMEVAEKLSKEEGIECEIIDLRTIRPLDMSKALTSFRKTNRAVVVSEEWQSHGVQAEVVARLYEHGFDYVDAPIERVGYVEVPFPYATNLENQVVVTPERIEAAIRKVLE, from the coding sequence ATGGCAGTCATGACAGTCCGCGAAGCCCTGCGCGCAGAGCTTCGTGAGTGGCTCAAAGACGATCGCGTCTTTATCATCGGCGAAGACATCGGCTACTACGGCAGCACCTATGGCGTGACCGCCGGCTTTCTCGAGGAGTACGGCCCCGAGAAGATCCGTGACGCGCCCATCGCCGAGGCCGGCATCGTTGGCGTCGGCATCGGTGCGGCCATGCTGGGCATGCGGCCCATCGTCGAGATCATGTCGGTCAACTTCTCGCTGCTGGCCTTTGACCAGATCATCAACCACGCCGCCAAGCTCTACTATATGTTCGGTGGTCAGATGCAGTGCCCGCTGGTGCTGCGCACCACCAACGGCTGGCGCAACCTCTCGGCGACCCACTCGCAGGCCTTCGATACGATGTTCGCCTACGTGCCTGGCCTCAAGGTCGTTGCGCCGGCTACGCCCGCCGACATGAAGGCGCTCTTCCGCGCCGCCATGGAAGACCCCGATCCGGTGATCTTTATCGAGCACACGCTAATGTATGGCGTCAAAGGCGAAGTGCCCGATGACTACCAGGCCAAGATCGGCGAGTCACGCCTGGCGCGCGAAGGCAAGGATGTGACGATCGTCACCTACTCGCGTCCGGTGCACCTGTGCATGGAGGTCGCCGAAAAGCTCTCCAAAGAGGAAGGCATTGAGTGCGAGATCATCGACCTGCGCACCATCCGGCCCCTGGATATGAGCAAGGCGCTGACCAGCTTCCGCAAGACCAACCGCGCGGTGGTTGTTTCGGAAGAGTGGCAGTCGCACGGCGTGCAGGCCGAAGTCGTCGCCCGCCTCTATGAGCACGGCTTCGACTACGTCGATGCGCCGATCGAGCGCGTGGGCTATGTCGAAGTGCCCTTCCCCTACGCTACCAACCTAGAGAACCAGGTAGTTGTGACGCCGGAACGGATCGAGGCGGCGATTCGCAAGGTGCTGGAGTAG
- a CDS encoding dihydrolipoamide acetyltransferase family protein, producing MAEITMPKMGFDMQEGTIVKWLKKPGDEIKKGEPIAEIETDKVTIEIEAFASGTLSKILVQEGQTVPVGTPIALLNGDGAAAAPAAAEATDQAATAERPSGAPATTQQAGEGGEAVSIAAQQTEQAAPVSAPPEAAPAPSGGDGRQVPASPMARRLARENNLDLTRIQGSGPGGRVVRRDVEAALQRGVPAPQPAAPAVAPRPAPQPAPQPAPQPAAVPQPAPQPAAVPQPGTRREPLSRLRQTIARRLVQSKAPVPHFYVTTAIDMGAALELRKQLNAGGEVKITINDLIVKAAALAMTKFPVLNATFDEDALIYHDYINVGIAVATENGLLAPAITDVDRKSLGTISREAKDLIERTRAGKATPEELGRGTFSTSNLGMYPVESFVAIINPPQAAIVAVGAVTEQPVVRDGQLAIGQIMRATISVDHRVADGAVAAEYMQELKRILEQPMLILL from the coding sequence ATGGCCGAAATCACGATGCCCAAAATGGGCTTCGATATGCAGGAAGGTACGATCGTCAAATGGCTCAAAAAGCCCGGTGACGAGATCAAAAAGGGCGAGCCGATCGCTGAGATCGAAACCGACAAAGTGACGATCGAAATCGAAGCGTTTGCCTCCGGCACGCTGTCCAAGATCCTGGTGCAGGAGGGGCAGACTGTGCCGGTCGGTACGCCGATCGCTCTGTTGAATGGCGACGGCGCGGCGGCAGCGCCCGCCGCGGCTGAGGCGACCGATCAGGCGGCGACCGCCGAGCGTCCCTCGGGCGCGCCGGCCACCACGCAGCAGGCCGGCGAGGGCGGCGAGGCCGTCTCCATTGCCGCGCAGCAGACCGAGCAGGCCGCGCCGGTGAGCGCTCCGCCGGAAGCTGCGCCTGCGCCCAGCGGCGGCGATGGTCGTCAGGTGCCCGCGTCGCCGATGGCGCGTCGCCTGGCGCGCGAAAACAACCTCGACCTGACGCGCATCCAGGGCTCTGGCCCTGGTGGCCGCGTTGTGCGCCGCGACGTTGAGGCGGCGTTGCAGCGTGGCGTGCCCGCGCCGCAGCCGGCCGCCCCGGCCGTCGCGCCCCGGCCTGCGCCGCAACCGGCGCCGCAACCGGCGCCACAACCGGCCGCCGTGCCACAGCCCGCGCCACAACCGGCTGCCGTGCCGCAGCCCGGCACGCGTCGTGAGCCGCTCTCGCGCCTGCGCCAGACGATTGCGCGCCGCCTGGTGCAGAGCAAAGCGCCTGTGCCGCACTTCTACGTCACCACGGCCATCGACATGGGCGCGGCCCTGGAGTTGCGCAAGCAGCTCAACGCCGGCGGCGAGGTCAAGATCACGATCAACGATCTGATCGTCAAGGCCGCGGCGCTGGCCATGACCAAGTTCCCGGTGCTCAATGCCACCTTCGACGAGGATGCGCTGATCTACCACGACTACATCAACGTCGGTATTGCAGTGGCTACCGAGAACGGGCTGCTGGCGCCCGCGATCACGGATGTGGACCGCAAGTCGCTCGGCACGATCAGCCGCGAAGCCAAGGATCTGATCGAGCGCACGCGCGCCGGCAAGGCCACGCCCGAAGAGCTGGGACGCGGTACCTTCAGCACCTCGAACCTGGGCATGTATCCGGTCGAGAGCTTCGTGGCGATCATCAACCCGCCGCAGGCCGCGATTGTGGCGGTGGGTGCGGTCACGGAACAGCCGGTGGTGCGCGATGGCCAGCTGGCGATCGGCCAGATCATGCGCGCGACGATCTCGGTCGATCATCGCGTTGCCGACGGCGCGGTTGCGGCAGAGTACATGCAGGAGCTCAAGCGCATTCTGGAACAGCCGATGCTGATCCTGCTGTAG
- a CDS encoding AAA family ATPase — MSAHQLAPLPADPIPEGMQLATRGTANPLDAIEHDLRNAIFGQNRAIESLIRALNRARVGFSAGNRNRPLVNLLFLGPTGVGKSECAKRLAQRLHPEGGGFLKIDCSIFSQGHEVSALVGAPPSYVGRDQKPLLDPEIIETENSVVLFDEIEKGTAELWNLLLQIMEDGEITLLNSGRVVSFRNAILIMTTNVGAKEMVDFIDKRNIGFRSTRQDMEATGQQIYQIGFEALQRVFRPEWINRIDEIIAFRPLSSSTMSQIFDRMLSEANGQYLNYGIQVEVSPAAKDHILRKGYNPTFGARPLRARMLKDIDAPLADLVASGGIPQGSRVYVAYHGGEQYDQELRFYYRRDEQLAEEARRRREARAREERERALTTGAEPKPSSQGPAMARSIDAVPRR, encoded by the coding sequence ATGAGCGCTCATCAGCTCGCTCCACTGCCTGCCGATCCGATTCCGGAGGGCATGCAGCTGGCTACTCGTGGAACTGCCAATCCGTTGGACGCGATCGAGCACGATCTGCGCAACGCGATCTTTGGGCAGAACCGCGCGATCGAAAGCCTGATTCGGGCGCTCAATCGCGCCCGGGTTGGATTTTCAGCGGGGAATCGCAACCGTCCGCTGGTCAATCTGCTGTTCCTGGGGCCGACCGGCGTCGGCAAGAGCGAATGTGCCAAGCGGCTGGCGCAGCGGCTGCATCCCGAAGGTGGCGGCTTTCTGAAGATCGACTGCTCGATCTTCAGCCAGGGACATGAGGTTTCGGCACTGGTTGGCGCGCCGCCCAGCTATGTTGGCCGTGATCAGAAACCGCTGCTCGATCCGGAGATCATCGAGACCGAAAACAGCGTGGTGCTCTTTGACGAGATCGAAAAGGGCACGGCCGAGCTGTGGAATCTGCTGCTGCAGATCATGGAGGACGGTGAGATCACGCTGCTGAACAGCGGGCGGGTGGTCTCATTCCGCAACGCGATCCTGATCATGACCACCAACGTCGGCGCCAAGGAGATGGTCGATTTCATCGACAAGCGCAACATTGGCTTCCGCTCCACGCGCCAGGATATGGAAGCCACCGGCCAGCAGATCTACCAGATCGGCTTTGAGGCCCTGCAGCGCGTCTTCCGCCCGGAGTGGATCAACCGCATCGATGAGATCATCGCCTTCCGGCCTCTGTCGAGCTCAACCATGAGCCAGATCTTCGACCGCATGCTCAGCGAGGCCAACGGCCAGTATCTCAACTACGGCATTCAGGTCGAGGTCAGCCCGGCAGCCAAGGACCACATCCTGCGCAAGGGGTACAACCCCACCTTTGGCGCGCGGCCCCTGCGCGCGCGCATGCTCAAGGATATCGACGCGCCGCTGGCGGATCTGGTGGCCTCGGGCGGCATTCCCCAGGGCAGCCGCGTCTATGTCGCCTACCATGGCGGCGAACAGTACGATCAGGAGCTGCGCTTCTACTACCGGCGCGACGAGCAACTGGCCGAGGAGGCCCGTCGGCGGCGCGAAGCGCGGGCGCGCGAGGAGCGCGAACGGGCACTGACGACGGGGGCCGAGCCCAAACCCTCTTCGCAGGGGCCGGCCATGGCGCGTTCGATCGATGCCGTGCCGCGCCGCTGA
- a CDS encoding methyltransferase domain-containing protein, whose translation MRVLKGIAPRWVPPRSEAPEALDDDAVDPRLVHDNLGDIARAGRWTGAYAAIAQQVARWLVTLPAGYTPTILDVATGRGDLPVLLSRRVLRQGRPARLLASDRHAAVLREARRQINRQAIMLLRHDALALPFVDNAVDIVTCAQTLHHFSGAAVRALLRELLRVARLGVIISDVRRGAPALWGARLLGAVSVSPVSRRDGPRSVLRAYTPAELTALMRELNLPACLRATPMRLDLFIWKGCGVDGVAARCA comes from the coding sequence ATGCGCGTCCTGAAGGGGATTGCCCCCCGCTGGGTACCGCCGCGTAGCGAGGCGCCGGAAGCGCTGGACGACGACGCAGTCGATCCGCGGCTGGTACACGACAATCTGGGTGATATTGCGCGTGCCGGGCGCTGGACAGGTGCCTACGCTGCGATCGCACAGCAGGTCGCGCGCTGGCTGGTGACGCTGCCGGCAGGCTACACACCGACGATCCTGGATGTGGCCACGGGGCGTGGCGATCTGCCGGTGCTGCTGAGCCGTCGCGTGCTGCGGCAGGGCCGTCCGGCGCGCCTGCTGGCCAGTGATCGACACGCTGCGGTGCTGCGCGAAGCACGCCGGCAGATCAACAGGCAGGCGATCATGCTGCTACGCCATGATGCCCTGGCGCTGCCCTTTGTCGACAACGCCGTCGATATTGTCACCTGCGCACAAACGCTCCATCACTTCAGCGGCGCAGCCGTCCGCGCGTTGCTGCGTGAACTGCTGCGCGTGGCGCGCCTGGGCGTCATCATCAGTGACGTGCGACGCGGCGCGCCGGCCCTGTGGGGCGCGCGCCTGCTGGGAGCGGTCAGCGTGTCGCCCGTGAGTCGACGCGATGGCCCGCGATCGGTTTTGCGCGCCTATACTCCGGCGGAGCTGACAGCACTCATGCGCGAGCTGAACCTGCCGGCATGCCTGCGCGCGACGCCGATGCGACTCGATCTGTTCATCTGGAAAGGGTGCGGGGTGGATGGCGTCGCTGCGCGCTGTGCCTGA
- a CDS encoding HAD family hydrolase, with protein sequence MTPTRRYLAISFDVGHTLIDARRSPPQIVAELLAELGHHTTPEMLQAAYQRAERLFLEDYLRPLCDTWEADERIQRFYCDYYLRILHDLGLPQAEERHALTIIARYLEPANWQPYPGVIDTLAELRARGYRLGAASDWDTNLRRILQHLGLTRYLDWVIISGALGVAKPSPGFYRLVVQRAGVPAARIVHVGDSYYADVRGARTVGMDAVLIDWRRRELPRLDVPVIQRLPDLLDVLEV encoded by the coding sequence ATGACGCCAACCCGCCGCTACCTGGCTATTTCCTTTGATGTCGGCCATACACTGATCGATGCCCGGCGCAGCCCGCCACAGATCGTCGCCGAACTACTGGCCGAGCTGGGCCACCACACCACGCCGGAGATGCTCCAGGCCGCTTATCAGCGCGCCGAACGGCTGTTTCTGGAAGACTACCTGCGTCCGCTGTGCGATACCTGGGAGGCCGACGAGCGTATCCAGCGCTTCTATTGCGACTACTATCTGCGCATCCTGCATGACCTGGGCCTGCCCCAGGCTGAGGAGCGCCATGCGCTCACCATCATCGCGCGCTACCTCGAACCCGCCAACTGGCAGCCCTACCCGGGTGTGATCGACACGCTGGCCGAGCTGCGCGCGCGTGGCTACCGCCTCGGCGCAGCCTCGGACTGGGACACCAACCTGCGGCGCATTCTCCAGCACCTGGGCCTGACGCGCTACCTGGACTGGGTGATCATCTCCGGCGCGCTGGGCGTTGCCAAGCCCTCGCCCGGCTTCTACCGGCTGGTGGTGCAGCGCGCGGGCGTGCCGGCGGCGCGTATCGTGCACGTCGGCGACTCCTACTATGCTGACGTACGTGGCGCGCGCACGGTGGGCATGGACGCCGTGTTGATCGACTGGCGACGCCGCGAGCTGCCGCGTCTGGACGTGCCCGTGATTCAGCGCCTGCCCGACCTGCTGGACGTGCTCGAAGTGTGA
- a CDS encoding ABC transporter substrate-binding protein: MRQRCRWLLDLAALAILGLFGWNIALTARGAADPIWSAIQQRGTLRVGTAPGFRPFVVERDGRLQGYDIDLVNEVVRRLGLRAEFVPLAYDALYDTLSTRQVELLTAALPLAPEQGWRARFSTPYLNAGLVLVLHRAGTIDADAPQLSGRTIGVALGSDADSYARALQQRDARISVRNDFETPEAALAALTRRQVDAVIADAVSALAAGQADPELMIAPNALTFEPYVLAMPVEAYQLHGAINQALEAMRLQGWFDQANQRWFRPEHVYAAPDGS; the protein is encoded by the coding sequence ATGCGGCAGCGATGTAGGTGGCTGCTTGATCTGGCTGCTCTGGCGATCCTGGGACTCTTCGGCTGGAACATCGCGCTGACGGCGCGCGGCGCAGCCGATCCGATCTGGAGCGCGATCCAGCAACGGGGCACGCTGCGCGTCGGCACGGCGCCCGGCTTCCGCCCCTTTGTGGTCGAGCGCGATGGTCGGCTGCAGGGCTACGACATCGACCTGGTTAACGAGGTCGTGCGGCGGCTTGGCCTGCGCGCCGAGTTTGTGCCGCTGGCCTACGACGCGCTCTACGACACGCTCAGCACGCGGCAGGTCGAACTGCTGACGGCGGCGCTGCCGTTGGCGCCGGAGCAGGGCTGGCGCGCGCGCTTCTCCACGCCCTACCTCAACGCCGGGTTGGTGCTGGTGCTGCACCGCGCCGGCACGATTGACGCGGATGCACCGCAGCTCAGCGGCCGGACCATCGGCGTAGCGCTGGGCTCGGACGCCGACAGCTACGCGCGCGCGCTCCAGCAGCGTGATGCCCGCATCAGCGTGCGCAACGACTTCGAAACGCCCGAGGCAGCCCTGGCCGCCCTGACACGCCGGCAGGTGGACGCAGTGATCGCCGACGCGGTCAGCGCGCTGGCCGCTGGGCAGGCCGATCCAGAGCTGATGATCGCGCCGAACGCGCTGACCTTCGAGCCCTATGTCCTGGCGATGCCGGTGGAAGCCTACCAGCTGCACGGCGCGATCAACCAGGCCCTGGAAGCGATGCGCCTGCAGGGCTGGTTCGATCAGGCCAACCAGCGCTGGTTCCGGCCCGAACACGTCTATGCCGCACCCGACGGGTCCTAA